The following proteins come from a genomic window of Paramicrobacterium humi:
- a CDS encoding bifunctional folylpolyglutamate synthase/dihydrofolate synthase: protein MPESSIDDARFADEAADAIAELYTRVGEGRPAPRLDATRRAMELLGDPQTAYPIIQLTGTNGKTSTARFTESLLRAHGLRTGLFTSPHLRVFNERISIDGEPISDEKLATNWQDVKPYIELVDAELQQKGDVRLTFFEALTVLAFASFADAPVDVAVIEVGMGGEWDSTNVADAQVAVFTPIDIDHAATLGSTITEIARTKAGIIKPGARVVTSVQAAAAMAEIESAVRRNDAELYREDKDFVLSSDLVAVGGQQISVTGRAGTYTEQFLPVFGDHQGHNAALAIAVVETFLGNGSVRIADDVLAQGLAEARSPGRLELASTEPPTLVDAAHNPHGVRSLVAALDRYFDVDEIAFVMAVLADKDVPGILAAVLPKATRVYATQVESERALSADELAVAVAKAGAGDRVAAFESVDDALYAAREWAGEQPRRMVVVAGSIILAGETLLIADDRDWA from the coding sequence ATGCCTGAGTCATCGATCGATGACGCGCGGTTCGCCGACGAGGCGGCCGACGCGATCGCCGAACTGTACACGCGAGTGGGTGAGGGGCGACCTGCGCCGCGGCTCGACGCCACACGGCGCGCGATGGAACTGCTCGGAGACCCCCAGACCGCGTACCCGATCATCCAGCTGACCGGGACGAACGGAAAGACGAGCACGGCGCGCTTCACCGAGAGCCTGCTTCGGGCGCACGGACTGCGCACGGGACTGTTCACGAGCCCGCACCTGCGCGTGTTCAACGAGCGCATCTCGATCGACGGCGAGCCGATCAGCGATGAGAAGCTCGCGACGAACTGGCAGGACGTCAAACCGTACATCGAGCTCGTCGACGCGGAACTGCAGCAGAAGGGGGACGTGCGCCTCACCTTCTTCGAGGCGCTCACGGTGCTCGCGTTCGCGAGCTTCGCAGACGCTCCCGTCGACGTCGCCGTGATCGAGGTCGGCATGGGCGGCGAGTGGGACTCCACCAACGTGGCTGACGCGCAGGTCGCGGTCTTCACGCCCATCGACATCGACCACGCCGCGACGCTCGGCTCCACCATCACGGAGATCGCGCGCACGAAGGCCGGCATCATCAAGCCGGGCGCGCGCGTCGTCACGAGCGTGCAGGCGGCAGCGGCGATGGCGGAGATCGAGTCTGCCGTGCGTCGAAACGATGCAGAGCTGTATCGCGAGGACAAGGACTTCGTTCTCTCCTCCGACCTCGTCGCCGTCGGCGGACAGCAGATCTCGGTCACGGGACGCGCCGGGACCTATACCGAGCAGTTCCTCCCCGTCTTCGGCGACCACCAGGGGCACAATGCCGCTCTGGCCATCGCCGTGGTCGAGACGTTCCTCGGAAACGGGAGCGTGCGCATCGCCGACGACGTCCTCGCACAGGGCCTCGCCGAGGCGCGCTCGCCCGGGCGGCTCGAGCTCGCCTCGACCGAACCGCCGACGCTCGTCGACGCGGCGCACAACCCGCACGGCGTTCGTTCGCTCGTCGCGGCTCTCGATCGCTACTTCGACGTCGACGAGATCGCTTTCGTGATGGCGGTCCTCGCCGACAAGGACGTGCCCGGCATCCTCGCCGCGGTGCTGCCAAAGGCGACGCGCGTGTACGCGACACAAGTGGAATCAGAGCGCGCGCTCTCGGCCGACGAGCTCGCCGTCGCTGTCGCGAAAGCCGGCGCGGGAGACCGCGTGGCCGCGTTCGAGTCCGTCGACGACGCCCTGTACGCGGCGCGCGAGTGGGCGGGAGAGCAGCCGCGCCGCATGGTCGTCGTCGCCGGCTCCATCATCCTCGCCGGCGAGACCCTGCTCATCGCCGACGACAGGGACTGGGCATGA
- a CDS encoding DUF4031 domain-containing protein — protein sequence MTVLIDPPMWPAHGRLWSHLVSDSSLDELHEFAREAQIPTRSFDLDHYDVPDARYEELVRLGAAPVDAHTLTRRLIASGLRIRAKDRRRSAGA from the coding sequence ATGACCGTGCTCATCGATCCGCCCATGTGGCCGGCGCATGGACGGCTCTGGTCGCACCTCGTGAGCGATTCCTCACTCGACGAGCTCCATGAGTTCGCTCGGGAGGCGCAGATTCCCACGCGAAGCTTCGACCTCGACCATTACGACGTGCCGGATGCCCGCTACGAGGAGCTTGTGCGTCTAGGGGCCGCGCCGGTTGACGCGCACACGCTCACGAGACGGCTGATCGCCAGCGGCCTTCGCATTCGCGCGAAGGACCGCCGGCGATCAGCGGGGGCCTAG
- the ndk gene encoding nucleoside-diphosphate kinase gives MAVEETLVLVKPDGVARSLTGEILRRIEAKGYSLVDIRLVQPERDLLAAHYAEHEGKPFYEPLVEFMMSGPVVAIRVAGDRVIEGFRSLAGTTDPTSAAPGTIRGDLGRDWGLPVQQNLVHGSDSPESAQRELSLWFA, from the coding sequence ATGGCCGTAGAAGAGACACTCGTGCTCGTGAAGCCCGACGGGGTCGCACGCAGCCTCACGGGAGAGATCCTCCGCCGCATCGAGGCCAAGGGCTATTCGCTCGTCGACATCCGCCTCGTGCAGCCCGAGCGCGACCTGCTCGCTGCGCACTACGCCGAGCACGAGGGCAAGCCGTTCTACGAGCCGCTCGTCGAGTTCATGATGTCGGGACCGGTCGTCGCTATCCGCGTGGCCGGCGATCGCGTGATCGAGGGATTCCGATCGCTCGCCGGCACCACCGACCCGACCTCCGCCGCGCCCGGGACCATCCGCGGCGATCTCGGGCGTGACTGGGGTCTCCCGGTGCAGCAGAACCTCGTGCACGGCTCGGACAGCCCGGAGTCGGCACAGCGCGAGCTGTCGCTGTGGTTCGCCTGA
- the proB gene encoding glutamate 5-kinase, which produces MSVRARAGIATANRVVVKVGSSSISGVNAGQIEPLVTALAEAHSNGTEIILVSSGAIATGMPYLNLDSRPTDLATQQAAAAVGQNVLIYRYQDSLDRYGIVAGQVLLTAGDLEDLTSRSNAKRAMERLLSLGILPIVNENDTVATHEIRFGDNDRLAALVAIMTHADALVLLSDVDAIYTRPPEEPGAERIDLVHAGEPLAGVEFGEAKRTGVGTGGASTKVSAALLAAARGTGVLVTSAAQVGAALHGTDVGTWFEPADEAVPAVADRIGS; this is translated from the coding sequence GTGAGCGTCAGGGCTCGTGCGGGAATCGCTACGGCGAACCGCGTGGTCGTCAAGGTTGGATCCTCATCGATCAGCGGTGTCAACGCGGGCCAGATCGAGCCGCTCGTCACCGCTCTCGCCGAGGCGCACTCGAACGGCACCGAGATCATCCTCGTCTCGTCGGGTGCGATCGCAACGGGGATGCCGTATCTGAACCTTGACTCGCGGCCCACCGACCTCGCAACTCAGCAGGCCGCTGCGGCCGTCGGCCAGAACGTGCTGATCTACCGGTATCAAGACAGTCTCGACCGGTACGGGATCGTGGCAGGTCAGGTGCTGCTCACCGCCGGCGACCTGGAGGATCTGACCTCGCGCAGCAATGCCAAGCGCGCGATGGAGCGGCTGCTGAGTCTCGGCATCCTGCCGATCGTGAACGAGAACGACACCGTCGCCACCCACGAGATCCGCTTCGGCGACAACGACAGGCTCGCCGCGCTCGTCGCGATCATGACGCACGCGGATGCGCTCGTGCTGCTGAGCGACGTGGACGCGATCTACACTCGGCCGCCGGAGGAGCCCGGCGCGGAGCGCATCGACCTCGTTCACGCGGGTGAGCCGCTCGCCGGCGTCGAATTCGGCGAAGCGAAGCGCACGGGTGTGGGCACGGGCGGTGCCTCCACAAAGGTGTCAGCGGCGCTTCTGGCGGCCGCTCGCGGCACCGGCGTTCTCGTCACGTCGGCCGCGCAAGTCGGCGCGGCGCTGCACGGCACCGATGTCGGAACGTGGTTCGAGCCGGCCGATGAGGCCGTTCCCGCCGTCGCAGATAGAATCGGATCATGA
- the obgE gene encoding GTPase ObgE: MATFVDRVTLHLTAGNGGNGCVSVRREKFKPLAGPDGGNGGNGGDIVIVADGQVTTLLPYHRSPHRSSDNGGFGMGDHRHGYAGEDLELPVPVGTVVKNSDGETLIDLTEPGMRFVVATGGQGGLGNAALATTKRKAPGFALLGTPGWSGDITLELKTVADVALVGYPSAGKSSLIAAMSAAKPKIADYPFTTLHPNLGVVQAGEHRYTVADVPGLIEGASEGKGLGLEFLRHVERCSALLHVIDCATLEPGRDPLSDLDVIRAELEAYPVPDGQLPLLERPQLVALNKIDVPEARELAEFIRPELEERGYRVFEISTVSHEGLRPLSFALGELVEADRAARREAEANAPRIVMKPRAVNDAPFRIVVEGGTYGNVYRILGAKPEKWVQQTDFTNDEAVGYLADRLAKIGIEDALFKSGAIAGSTVVIGPGQGVVFDWEPTLTSTAELMTSPRGSDPRLDGSARPTRGQRRDAYYERMDAKAEARAELEREREAGLWMEDEQE, from the coding sequence GTGGCCACATTCGTCGATCGTGTGACCCTTCACCTGACCGCGGGCAACGGTGGAAACGGCTGCGTCTCCGTGCGGCGTGAGAAGTTCAAGCCGCTCGCCGGCCCCGACGGCGGAAACGGCGGAAACGGCGGCGACATCGTCATCGTTGCGGACGGACAGGTGACAACCCTTCTGCCGTACCACCGTTCACCGCACCGCAGCTCCGACAACGGCGGATTCGGCATGGGCGACCACCGGCACGGATACGCCGGGGAGGACCTCGAGCTGCCCGTGCCCGTCGGCACCGTCGTGAAGAACTCCGACGGCGAAACGCTCATCGACCTCACGGAGCCGGGGATGCGCTTCGTCGTCGCGACGGGCGGTCAAGGGGGCCTCGGCAACGCCGCTCTCGCCACGACGAAGCGCAAGGCGCCCGGATTCGCCTTGCTCGGTACGCCCGGCTGGTCGGGAGACATCACCCTCGAGCTCAAGACCGTCGCCGATGTCGCCCTCGTCGGGTACCCGTCCGCGGGCAAGTCGAGCCTCATCGCAGCGATGTCCGCCGCGAAGCCGAAGATCGCCGACTACCCGTTCACCACGCTGCACCCGAACCTGGGCGTCGTGCAGGCGGGGGAGCACCGCTACACGGTCGCGGACGTTCCCGGTCTCATCGAAGGCGCAAGCGAGGGCAAGGGACTCGGTCTCGAGTTCCTCCGCCACGTCGAGCGCTGTTCGGCGCTGCTGCATGTCATCGACTGTGCGACGCTCGAGCCGGGACGTGACCCGCTCAGCGACCTCGACGTCATTCGCGCCGAGCTCGAGGCGTACCCCGTGCCCGACGGGCAGCTGCCGCTGCTCGAGCGACCGCAGCTCGTCGCGCTCAACAAGATCGATGTTCCCGAGGCCAGGGAACTGGCCGAGTTCATCCGTCCCGAACTCGAGGAGCGCGGCTATCGGGTCTTCGAGATCTCCACGGTCAGCCATGAGGGTCTGCGTCCGCTGAGCTTCGCGCTCGGGGAGCTCGTCGAGGCCGACCGCGCGGCACGCCGGGAGGCGGAGGCGAACGCGCCGCGGATCGTCATGAAGCCTCGTGCCGTGAACGATGCACCGTTCCGCATCGTCGTCGAAGGCGGAACGTATGGCAACGTCTATCGGATTCTCGGCGCGAAGCCGGAGAAATGGGTGCAGCAGACGGACTTCACAAATGACGAGGCCGTTGGCTACCTCGCCGACCGACTCGCTAAGATCGGCATCGAGGATGCGCTGTTCAAGTCCGGAGCCATCGCCGGTTCCACCGTCGTGATCGGGCCCGGGCAGGGCGTCGTCTTCGATTGGGAGCCGACTCTCACCTCGACGGCGGAGCTGATGACGTCTCCTCGTGGCAGCGATCCGCGCCTCGACGGTTCCGCGCGACCCACACGCGGCCAACGGCGGGACGCGTACTACGAGCGAATGGACGCGAAAGCCGAAGCGCGCGCCGAGCTCGAGCGTGAGCGCGAGGCGGGTCTGTGGATGGAGGATGAGCAGGAGTGA
- a CDS encoding DUF4233 domain-containing protein, whose translation MRRTQSLKATLGSIVFSAEILVVFLGSLVAFGLKLVDPPVAFIGGGILCVLMIAVIPVLRFRWGLICGWVLQGVIVATGIVMPLMFVVGGLFLLMWVYCMVVGARIDREKLHQNQSGE comes from the coding sequence ATGAGACGCACGCAGAGCCTGAAGGCGACGCTCGGCTCCATCGTGTTCAGCGCGGAGATCCTCGTGGTCTTCCTCGGCTCCCTCGTCGCCTTCGGCCTGAAGCTCGTCGATCCTCCCGTGGCGTTCATCGGCGGCGGCATCCTGTGCGTGCTCATGATCGCCGTCATTCCGGTGCTGCGCTTCCGTTGGGGGCTGATCTGCGGCTGGGTGCTGCAAGGCGTTATCGTTGCTACCGGCATCGTCATGCCGCTGATGTTCGTCGTGGGCGGCCTGTTCCTGCTCATGTGGGTGTACTGCATGGTCGTGGGCGCGCGCATCGATCGAGAAAAACTCCACCAGAACCAGTCAGGAGAATAA
- a CDS encoding vitamin K epoxide reductase family protein: protein MTDSSVKPRAPERPIAFAITLIVAGVVGWYAAFALTLDKFIQLENPQAKLGCDFSLLVGCGTNLASEQGAVFGFPNPIIGLTCWVAPIVVGVALLAGARFPRWFWSLFWLGFVFAICLVGWLIAQSIYVLFSLCPWCMVTWAVTIPSFLAVTFHVLKIGALPVGAAGRRVGSVLAGWTPLITLVLYVLVALLAQLRLDVIGHL, encoded by the coding sequence GTGACCGACTCCAGTGTCAAGCCTCGCGCACCTGAACGTCCGATCGCCTTCGCGATCACCCTCATCGTCGCCGGAGTCGTCGGCTGGTATGCGGCGTTCGCGCTCACTCTCGACAAGTTCATCCAGTTGGAGAACCCGCAGGCAAAGCTCGGCTGCGACTTTAGTCTGCTGGTGGGGTGCGGCACGAACCTCGCGTCTGAGCAGGGTGCCGTCTTCGGCTTTCCGAACCCCATCATCGGGCTGACCTGCTGGGTCGCGCCGATCGTCGTCGGTGTGGCTCTGCTCGCCGGCGCGCGATTCCCGCGCTGGTTCTGGTCGCTCTTCTGGCTCGGCTTCGTGTTCGCGATCTGCCTCGTCGGCTGGTTGATCGCGCAGAGCATCTACGTGCTGTTCTCGCTGTGCCCGTGGTGCATGGTCACCTGGGCTGTGACGATCCCGTCGTTTCTCGCCGTGACGTTCCACGTGCTGAAGATCGGCGCGCTGCCGGTCGGCGCGGCCGGCCGCCGCGTGGGCTCGGTTCTCGCGGGCTGGACGCCGCTCATCACGCTTGTGCTCTACGTGCTCGTCGCGCTCCTGGCGCAGCTGCGCCTTGACGTCATCGGGCATCTCTGA
- the rpmA gene encoding 50S ribosomal protein L27, giving the protein MAHKKGASSTRNGRDSNAQRLGVKRFGGQAVNAGEIIVRQRGTHFHPGVNVGRGGDDTLFALANGAVEFGNKGGRKVVNIVAADA; this is encoded by the coding sequence ATGGCACACAAGAAAGGTGCGAGCTCTACTCGCAACGGTCGTGACTCCAACGCCCAGCGTCTCGGTGTGAAGCGCTTCGGCGGCCAGGCTGTCAACGCGGGCGAGATCATCGTCCGCCAGCGTGGCACCCACTTCCACCCCGGCGTGAACGTCGGCCGTGGCGGTGACGACACGCTCTTCGCACTAGCGAACGGCGCCGTCGAGTTCGGCAACAAGGGCGGCCGCAAGGTCGTCAACATCGTGGCGGCCGACGCGTAG
- the rplU gene encoding 50S ribosomal protein L21 produces the protein MVYAVVRAGGRQEKVEVGTIVTMDRVKADKDGNVQLPAVLLVDGDTITSDQKSLAKVMVTAEVLGDLRGPKIVIQKFKNKTGYKKRQGHRQELTRVKVTGIK, from the coding sequence GTGGTTTACGCAGTAGTGCGCGCCGGTGGACGGCAGGAGAAGGTCGAGGTCGGCACCATCGTGACGATGGATCGCGTGAAGGCCGACAAGGACGGCAACGTCCAGCTCCCCGCAGTCCTCCTCGTTGACGGAGACACCATCACAAGCGACCAGAAGTCGCTCGCGAAGGTCATGGTCACGGCAGAGGTCCTCGGTGACCTCCGCGGCCCCAAGATCGTCATTCAGAAGTTCAAGAACAAGACCGGGTACAAGAAGCGCCAGGGGCACCGTCAGGAGCTCACGCGCGTCAAGGTCACCGGAATCAAGTAG
- a CDS encoding Rne/Rng family ribonuclease encodes MVEEQNTTNPADPVEEAAPLAQTNGSDAETPRDEHTPSAADEAAAQSPAETSESQQSGAQAAENAGTGDDKPEEQAPFVSAPSTQLLFRAPDIKPLPARPAPRDDSDDEDESGSNSRRRSRKRRGGDQGGDNSSRAELITEPQKVKGSTRLEAKKQRRRDGRDAGRRRAVVTEAEFLARRESVDRKMIVRSKGGRIQIGVLEDDVLAEHYVARSQESSLIGNVYLGKVQNVLPSMEAAFVDIGRGRNAVLYSGEVDWDSVETGNQPRRIELALKPGDKVLVQVTKDPVGHKGARLTSQVSLPGRYLVYVPNGSMNGISRKLPDTERARLKKILKAILPENAGVIVRTAAEGASEEQLTRDVTRLKNQWESISKLVENGHAPALLHSEPDLLIKIVRDVFNEDFHSMVIAGDDARETIEKYLSQVAPDLLERVENYDGGKDIFDEYRITEQIEKALDRKVWLPSGGSLVIDRTEAMTVVDVNTGKFVGSGGNLEETVTKNNLEAAEEIVRQLRLRDIGGIIVVDFIDMVLESNRDLVLRRLVECLSRDRTKHQVAEVTSLGLVQMTRKKLGLGLLETFSEACEVCAGRGVIVHHDPVLKHRSSSSDNGNGRRRRGGSSNNSNGGGTNHGGAPKTSTHSITDDAKKALSQIAASTIHVEEAAPAASAPEQPVEEKTVEEKPVAILDIPIEPASRNERHIDKREAEDLLGSVLDALPEPKKPGQGRNRSRRVTTAALSGTPVPTQDPTKKTD; translated from the coding sequence ATGGTGGAAGAACAGAACACGACAAATCCCGCGGACCCGGTTGAAGAAGCTGCGCCGCTTGCGCAGACGAACGGGTCGGATGCCGAGACGCCACGGGACGAGCACACGCCGTCCGCTGCCGACGAGGCCGCCGCACAGTCTCCCGCGGAGACGAGCGAATCGCAGCAGTCCGGCGCCCAGGCCGCGGAGAACGCCGGAACCGGTGACGACAAGCCGGAGGAGCAAGCGCCGTTCGTGTCGGCACCGTCGACGCAGCTGCTGTTCCGCGCACCCGACATCAAGCCGCTTCCGGCTCGCCCAGCCCCTCGCGACGACAGCGATGATGAGGACGAGTCCGGATCGAACTCTCGCAGGCGCTCCCGGAAGCGTCGCGGCGGAGACCAGGGCGGTGACAATTCGTCGCGCGCCGAGCTGATCACCGAACCGCAGAAGGTCAAGGGGTCGACCAGACTCGAGGCGAAGAAGCAGCGCCGTCGTGACGGCCGTGACGCCGGGCGTCGCCGCGCCGTCGTGACCGAGGCGGAGTTCCTCGCGCGCCGCGAATCCGTCGACCGCAAGATGATCGTGCGTTCAAAGGGCGGCCGCATCCAGATCGGCGTGCTCGAAGACGACGTTCTCGCCGAGCACTACGTCGCGCGATCGCAAGAGTCGTCGCTCATCGGCAACGTTTACCTCGGCAAGGTCCAGAACGTGCTGCCGAGCATGGAAGCCGCGTTCGTCGACATCGGACGCGGGCGCAACGCCGTGCTCTACTCCGGCGAAGTCGACTGGGACTCGGTCGAGACCGGCAACCAGCCGCGCCGTATCGAGCTTGCCCTCAAGCCCGGCGACAAGGTCCTCGTGCAAGTGACGAAGGATCCTGTGGGGCACAAGGGGGCCCGACTCACGAGTCAGGTCTCGCTGCCCGGACGCTACCTCGTGTACGTGCCCAACGGCTCGATGAACGGCATCTCCCGGAAGCTTCCGGACACGGAACGAGCGCGGCTGAAGAAGATCCTCAAGGCGATCCTTCCCGAGAACGCCGGCGTCATCGTCCGCACGGCGGCAGAGGGCGCGAGCGAAGAGCAGCTCACTCGCGACGTCACGCGACTCAAGAACCAGTGGGAGTCGATCTCGAAGCTCGTCGAGAACGGTCACGCGCCCGCGCTGCTGCACTCTGAGCCCGATCTTCTGATCAAGATCGTGCGCGACGTGTTCAACGAGGACTTCCACTCCATGGTCATCGCTGGCGACGACGCTCGCGAGACGATCGAGAAGTACCTCAGCCAGGTCGCGCCCGACCTGCTCGAGCGCGTCGAGAACTACGACGGCGGCAAGGACATCTTCGACGAGTACCGCATCACCGAGCAGATCGAGAAGGCTCTCGACCGCAAGGTGTGGCTGCCCTCCGGCGGTTCGCTCGTGATCGACCGCACCGAAGCTATGACCGTAGTCGACGTCAACACGGGCAAGTTCGTCGGGTCCGGCGGAAACCTCGAGGAGACCGTCACCAAGAACAACCTCGAGGCCGCCGAGGAGATCGTCCGTCAGCTGCGTCTGCGCGACATCGGCGGGATCATCGTCGTCGACTTCATCGACATGGTGCTCGAATCCAACCGCGATCTGGTGCTGCGCCGGCTCGTGGAATGCCTGAGCCGGGATCGCACGAAGCACCAGGTTGCCGAGGTCACCTCGCTCGGCCTCGTGCAGATGACCCGCAAGAAGCTCGGCCTCGGTCTGCTCGAGACGTTCAGCGAGGCATGCGAGGTGTGCGCAGGCCGCGGTGTCATCGTGCACCACGACCCGGTTCTCAAGCACCGTTCCTCGTCGTCGGACAACGGGAACGGCCGGCGACGCCGCGGTGGCAGCTCGAACAACTCGAACGGCGGAGGCACCAACCACGGTGGCGCTCCGAAGACATCCACCCACTCGATAACCGACGACGCCAAGAAGGCGCTCTCGCAGATCGCGGCGAGCACCATCCACGTCGAGGAGGCGGCTCCGGCCGCCAGTGCGCCCGAGCAGCCGGTGGAGGAGAAGACGGTCGAGGAGAAGCCTGTCGCCATTCTCGACATTCCGATCGAACCCGCCTCGCGGAACGAGCGGCACATCGACAAGCGCGAGGCCGAGGACCTCCTGGGCTCGGTCCTCGACGCGCTGCCCGAGCCGAAGAAGCCGGGTCAGGGACGCAACCGCTCTCGCCGCGTCACGACCGCAGCGCTGAGCGGCACGCCCGTTCCGACGCAGGACCCGACAAAGAAGACCGACTAG